The following coding sequences are from one Bradyrhizobium sp. 200 window:
- the trbL gene encoding P-type conjugative transfer protein TrbL yields MTGAGVIDQFLETFTRYIDNGFGLLGGDVGYLATTLAAIDITLAALFWSWGTDEDIIARLVKKTLFVSVFAYLIGNWNNLARIVFESFAGLGLKASGASLSSADFLRPGRIAQVGLDAGRPLLDSISNLMGYISFFENFVQIVVLLFAWVVVLLAFFILAIQLFVTLIEFKLTTLAGFVLIPFGLFGKTAFAAERVLGNVISSGIKVLVLAVIVGIGSTLFSQFTSGFGGAQPTIEDAMTLVLAALSLLGLGIFGPGIANGLVSGGPQLGAGAAIGTGLAAGGVVAAGAGLAAGGAGLAGGAIAGAARGGGAVLSGASAAYRSGGLAGVAEAGASAAMSPLRRAAAAFGSGQTGEPDANASADGQPDWARRMKRAQTVRHGASAAGHAVRSGDHGGSGASVNLSEGER; encoded by the coding sequence ATGACCGGTGCCGGAGTCATCGATCAATTCCTGGAAACGTTCACGCGTTACATCGATAACGGCTTTGGGCTGCTGGGGGGCGACGTCGGATATCTCGCAACGACCTTGGCCGCGATCGACATTACACTCGCAGCGCTGTTCTGGAGCTGGGGAACAGACGAGGACATCATCGCGCGCCTTGTCAAGAAGACGCTCTTCGTCAGCGTCTTTGCTTACCTCATCGGCAACTGGAATAATCTCGCGCGCATCGTCTTCGAGAGCTTTGCGGGACTTGGACTGAAGGCATCCGGCGCAAGCCTGTCGTCAGCAGATTTCCTACGACCCGGACGAATTGCTCAAGTCGGCCTCGATGCCGGCCGACCGCTGCTTGATTCGATCTCGAACTTGATGGGTTACATCAGCTTCTTCGAGAATTTCGTCCAAATCGTCGTCCTCTTGTTCGCATGGGTCGTCGTGCTGCTCGCCTTTTTCATTCTGGCCATCCAGCTCTTCGTCACCCTGATTGAATTCAAGCTGACGACGCTTGCCGGATTCGTACTCATTCCCTTCGGTCTGTTTGGCAAGACCGCATTCGCGGCCGAACGCGTCTTGGGTAACGTCATATCTTCCGGAATCAAGGTCCTGGTCTTGGCCGTTATCGTCGGCATCGGCTCGACGCTGTTCTCGCAATTCACCTCGGGCTTCGGCGGTGCACAGCCTACCATCGAAGACGCGATGACGCTCGTACTCGCAGCGCTCTCGTTGTTGGGTCTCGGTATCTTCGGTCCAGGAATCGCAAATGGCCTGGTGTCCGGCGGACCGCAACTCGGCGCCGGCGCCGCGATTGGAACGGGCCTTGCTGCTGGTGGCGTTGTTGCGGCAGGTGCCGGTCTTGCCGCTGGTGGTGCGGGCCTTGCCGGCGGAGCGATCGCAGGTGCTGCGCGCGGTGGCGGCGCCGTCTTGAGCGGAGCATCCGCAGCTTATCGAAGCGGCGGACTTGCAGGCGTCGCTGAAGCGGGTGCTTCCGCTGCCATGAGTCCCCTGCGCCGAGCCGCGGCTGCATTCGGTAGTGGACAAACGGGTGAGCCGGACGCGAACGCTTCAGCGGATGGGCAACCCGATTGGGCACGGCGCATGAAGCGCGCCCAGACCGTTCGGCATGGCGCGTCCGCGGCCGGCCATGCAGTTCGTTCTGGCGACCATGGTGGGAGCGGCGCTTCCGTCAACCTTTCCGAAGGAGAGCGCTGA
- a CDS encoding LysR family transcriptional regulator, with product MSATRSNDIPFQATRIEVHHLRFAIAAADCGSFRQAAELLSVRHSMLSRSISYLEHSIGIALFERSSSGVSPTPAGRNVLRTARMVLEQIDTLVLTAKSDSRRETGHLSVGFCTSISAGNLRATLLDFKRRFRDIEIATMERSRARLMAALRNGMLDLLIITGETPSLDNKILPLWSERILISLPQDHPLAAREVVYWTDLRNETVLLSQYDPGRELEDLLISKLMSSEGRPKIERHDVSRGIIKSLISMGLGISLVMESETGASFAGLVYRELRDGAGSTRIGFSAHWRADNENPALDNFLNLLAERYPSPASTP from the coding sequence GTGAGCGCTACCAGATCAAACGATATCCCTTTTCAAGCAACCAGGATTGAGGTGCACCATCTGCGGTTTGCAATTGCTGCGGCCGACTGCGGCAGTTTTCGACAAGCCGCAGAGTTGCTCTCTGTTCGACATTCGATGCTCAGCCGGTCAATCAGCTACCTCGAACATTCGATCGGCATAGCGTTATTTGAGCGCTCAAGCAGCGGAGTGAGTCCAACGCCTGCTGGACGAAATGTATTGCGAACGGCGAGAATGGTCCTCGAACAGATTGACACTCTCGTCTTAACAGCGAAGTCCGATAGTCGGCGTGAGACTGGCCATCTCTCGGTCGGCTTTTGTACCTCCATTTCTGCTGGCAACTTACGGGCCACTTTGCTCGACTTCAAAAGGCGTTTTCGGGATATCGAAATAGCGACGATGGAGCGCTCTCGGGCTCGTCTAATGGCAGCTCTCCGGAACGGCATGCTGGACCTTTTGATCATCACCGGAGAGACGCCGTCGCTAGACAATAAAATCCTGCCGCTCTGGAGCGAACGCATCCTGATTTCGTTGCCACAAGATCATCCATTGGCGGCGCGCGAGGTTGTATACTGGACCGATCTTCGAAATGAGACCGTACTGCTGAGCCAGTACGATCCGGGGCGTGAGCTTGAGGACCTCTTGATATCAAAGCTTATGTCTTCCGAGGGCCGACCCAAAATCGAGAGGCACGACGTCAGTCGAGGCATTATCAAGAGTCTCATCAGCATGGGCCTTGGGATCAGCCTCGTGATGGAATCAGAAACTGGCGCGAGTTTTGCTGGTTTGGTCTATCGCGAATTGCGCGATGGAGCGGGATCGACCCGAATAGGTTTTTCCGCACACTGGCGGGCCGACAACGAAAATCCAGCCCTAGACAACTTCCTCAATCTTTTGGCCGAACGCTATCCCTCCCCGGCCTCGACTCCATAA
- a CDS encoding DUF2274 domain-containing protein, whose amino-acid sequence MAKLKIGALADDKPIKVSVELPATVYRDLVAYAEALALETGQKISDPNKLIAPMLTRFMATDRAFAKRRRAAYGVEAGEG is encoded by the coding sequence ATGGCCAAGCTCAAGATTGGGGCGCTTGCGGACGACAAACCTATCAAAGTTAGTGTCGAATTGCCCGCCACCGTGTATCGAGATCTGGTGGCCTATGCGGAAGCCCTTGCCCTTGAGACAGGTCAGAAGATCAGTGATCCAAACAAGCTGATCGCGCCTATGCTAACACGCTTCATGGCGACGGATCGAGCATTTGCGAAACGCCGGCGTGCGGCTTATGGAGTCGAGGCCGGGGAGGGATAG
- the trbE gene encoding conjugal transfer protein TrbE yields the protein MMNLAEYRHSDTRLADFLPWAALVDEGIILNKDGSFQRTAKFRGPDLDSAVPAELVAVAGRLNNALRRLGSGWAVFVEAQRHFAGVYPPNTFPDVASALVDAERRAQFEEAGAHYESSYFLTFLYLPPEEGAAKAERLLYEGRDRTVGADAREVLRGFVDQTSRVLQLVEGFMPDCSWLDDQDTLTYLHSTISTKRHRVRVPEIPMYIDALLADQPLTGGLEPMLGSANVRVLTIVGFPGTTTPGILDDLNRLAFSYRWSTRAIMLDKTDATKLLTKIRRQWFAKRKSIGAILKEVMTNEASTLLDTDAHNKAIDADAALQELGSDQIGQAFVTATITVWDGDPGAADEKLRLVEKVIQGRDFTCMIETVNAVEAWLGSLPGHVYANVRQPPVSTLNLAHMIPMSAVWAGEARDLHFKGPPLLFGKTEGSTPFRFSLHVGDVGHTLVVGPTGAGKSVLLALMALQFRRYPNSQVFAFDFGGSIRATALAMDGDWHDLGGALSDGSENLVALQPLAWIDDASERGWATEWIGAILAREKVEITPEVKDHLWSALTSLASAPMQERTLTGLSVLLQSNSMKRALQPYCLGGPSGRLLDVEFERLGEASVQAFETEGLIGTSAAPAVLAYLFHRIGDRLDGRPTLLIVDEGWLALDDEDFAGQLREWLKTLRKKNASVIFATQSLSDIDGSAIAPAIIESCPTRLLLPNERAIEPQISAIYRRFGLNDRQIELLSRATPKRDYYCQSRRGNRMFELGLGEVALAFTAASSKTDQAAIERLLAEHGRDGFVPAWLQHRDVAWATGLIPNLGNLERSL from the coding sequence ATGATGAATCTTGCTGAATATCGCCATTCCGACACCCGTCTTGCCGACTTCCTGCCTTGGGCAGCCCTGGTCGACGAAGGGATCATCCTGAACAAGGACGGCTCTTTTCAACGAACGGCGAAATTCCGGGGCCCCGACCTCGACAGCGCGGTGCCAGCTGAGCTTGTCGCCGTCGCAGGTCGTCTGAACAACGCCCTGCGTCGCCTGGGATCAGGCTGGGCCGTATTCGTTGAGGCGCAGCGTCATTTTGCAGGTGTATATCCCCCGAACACGTTTCCGGATGTAGCGTCCGCGCTGGTCGATGCCGAGCGCAGAGCCCAGTTCGAAGAGGCGGGCGCACACTATGAGTCCAGCTATTTCCTGACTTTCCTCTATCTGCCGCCGGAGGAGGGTGCCGCCAAGGCAGAGCGTTTGCTCTATGAGGGTCGCGATCGCACCGTTGGGGCCGACGCTCGCGAGGTGCTCCGTGGGTTTGTCGATCAAACCAGCCGCGTGCTTCAGCTTGTAGAAGGGTTCATGCCGGATTGCTCCTGGCTCGATGATCAGGACACGCTGACCTACCTACATTCAACGATTTCGACCAAGCGTCATCGCGTTCGAGTACCCGAAATTCCCATGTACATCGATGCTCTGTTGGCCGACCAGCCGCTTACTGGCGGGCTCGAGCCGATGTTGGGTTCGGCCAATGTGCGGGTTCTTACGATTGTCGGCTTTCCGGGCACGACGACCCCAGGAATTTTGGATGACTTGAATCGCCTGGCGTTTTCGTATCGCTGGTCGACCCGCGCAATCATGCTCGACAAGACCGATGCCACCAAGCTGCTGACCAAGATTCGCCGACAGTGGTTCGCAAAGAGAAAGTCGATTGGCGCCATTCTCAAGGAGGTCATGACCAACGAGGCGTCGACGCTGCTCGATACCGACGCCCACAACAAGGCCATAGATGCCGACGCGGCCCTGCAGGAACTGGGGTCGGATCAGATCGGACAAGCCTTTGTCACGGCAACTATCACCGTCTGGGATGGCGATCCCGGCGCAGCCGATGAAAAGCTGCGGCTGGTCGAGAAGGTCATTCAGGGCCGCGATTTCACCTGCATGATCGAGACGGTGAACGCCGTCGAAGCCTGGCTCGGCAGCCTGCCGGGACATGTGTATGCCAATGTGCGGCAGCCGCCGGTTTCGACTCTCAACCTGGCGCATATGATTCCGATGTCGGCGGTGTGGGCGGGCGAGGCGAGGGATCTGCACTTCAAGGGTCCGCCGCTCCTGTTTGGCAAGACCGAGGGATCGACCCCTTTCCGATTCTCCCTCCACGTCGGCGACGTCGGTCATACCCTCGTGGTGGGGCCGACAGGGGCCGGCAAGTCGGTCCTGCTCGCTCTAATGGCGCTGCAGTTCAGGCGTTACCCGAACTCTCAGGTTTTTGCGTTCGATTTTGGTGGTTCGATCCGGGCGACCGCACTTGCCATGGATGGCGACTGGCATGATCTCGGCGGTGCATTGTCCGACGGGAGCGAAAACCTCGTCGCGTTGCAACCTCTGGCCTGGATCGACGACGCTTCCGAGCGAGGATGGGCCACGGAATGGATCGGCGCGATCCTGGCACGGGAGAAAGTTGAGATCACCCCGGAGGTCAAGGACCATCTCTGGTCAGCATTGACGTCTCTCGCCTCGGCGCCGATGCAGGAACGCACTCTGACGGGTCTGTCAGTCCTGCTGCAATCCAATTCTATGAAGCGTGCCTTACAACCTTATTGCCTGGGCGGTCCGTCCGGGCGCCTGCTTGATGTCGAATTCGAGCGCCTTGGCGAGGCCTCGGTCCAGGCGTTTGAAACCGAAGGGTTGATCGGAACGAGCGCGGCCCCGGCCGTGCTGGCGTACCTCTTTCATCGGATCGGGGACCGTCTCGACGGCCGGCCCACACTTCTTATTGTCGATGAGGGTTGGCTTGCCCTCGACGATGAAGATTTTGCCGGCCAGCTCCGGGAGTGGCTGAAGACGCTTCGGAAGAAAAATGCGTCCGTCATTTTCGCTACCCAATCACTTTCAGACATCGATGGTTCCGCGATCGCGCCAGCGATCATTGAAAGCTGCCCAACGCGCCTGTTGCTGCCAAACGAACGAGCGATCGAGCCGCAGATATCAGCCATCTACCGGCGCTTCGGCCTTAACGATCGACAGATCGAACTTCTGAGCCGGGCAACGCCGAAACGCGACTACTACTGTCAATCTCGCCGCGGCAACCGGATGTTCGAGCTCGGGCTTGGTGAAGTTGCGCTCGCCTTTACAGCAGCTTCCTCCAAAACCGACCAGGCCGCCATTGAGCGGCTACTTGCCGAGCACGGCCGTGACGGCTTCGTGCCCGCCTGGCTCCAGCACCGTGACGTCGCCTGGGCCACAGGCCTGATCCCCAATCTTGGCAATCTGGAGAGATCACTATGA
- a CDS encoding VirB3 family type IV secretion system protein has protein sequence MDEPVAGFVVPVHRALTEPILMGGAPRTVAIVNGTLAAALGLGLRLWIAGLVLWFIGHMAAVWAAKRDPAFVDVARRHLRIPGHLNI, from the coding sequence CGGTCGCAGGTTTTGTCGTGCCCGTTCACCGCGCGCTCACCGAGCCGATCCTGATGGGCGGTGCGCCGCGAACGGTTGCGATTGTCAATGGCACGCTTGCAGCAGCCCTTGGACTTGGATTGCGGCTGTGGATCGCGGGTCTCGTCCTCTGGTTCATCGGCCACATGGCCGCAGTTTGGGCCGCCAAGCGCGATCCCGCCTTCGTCGATGTGGCGCGCCGACATCTGCGCATTCCCGGTCATCTCAACATTTGA
- the trbF gene encoding conjugal transfer protein TrbF, which translates to MFKRPSVHYGRMPEPVTPYQKAAQVWDERIGSARIQAKNWRLMAFGCLMLSAGLAGGLVWQSSQGSITPWVVEVDRLGQAQRVAPANVDYQPTDAQIAYHLARFIEDVRGLPADGIVLRQNWLRAYDFTTDRGAAALNDYARNNDPFAKLGKAQISVDVSSVIRASPDSFRVAWTQRAFDNGSLSSTERWTAILTVVIETPRDAERLRKNPLGVYVRAINWSKELSQ; encoded by the coding sequence ATGTTCAAACGACCATCCGTTCATTACGGGCGCATGCCCGAACCCGTCACACCTTACCAAAAGGCAGCGCAGGTCTGGGATGAACGCATTGGATCCGCCCGCATACAAGCCAAAAATTGGCGCTTGATGGCGTTCGGTTGCCTGATGCTGTCGGCAGGTCTCGCCGGGGGACTCGTTTGGCAATCGAGCCAAGGATCGATCACGCCCTGGGTGGTCGAGGTCGATCGTCTCGGCCAGGCCCAAAGGGTCGCCCCGGCCAACGTCGACTATCAACCCACCGATGCTCAGATCGCCTACCACTTGGCGCGTTTTATCGAAGACGTCAGAGGCCTGCCGGCCGACGGTATCGTGCTGCGCCAGAATTGGCTTCGGGCCTATGACTTTACGACCGATCGCGGCGCGGCCGCGCTCAACGACTATGCACGTAACAACGATCCATTTGCCAAGCTGGGTAAAGCGCAGATCTCCGTCGATGTCTCGAGCGTCATCCGTGCTTCTCCGGACAGCTTTCGGGTCGCATGGACCCAACGCGCATTCGACAACGGCTCGTTGAGCTCCACCGAGCGCTGGACCGCCATTCTTACGGTCGTGATTGAAACGCCGCGCGATGCCGAGCGCCTGCGTAAGAATCCCCTTGGCGTCTACGTCCGCGCCATCAACTGGTCAAAGGAGTTGAGTCAGTGA
- the trbJ gene encoding P-type conjugative transfer protein TrbJ — protein MRRLSSLLAAGTIALTLGVTAPARAQLIVFDPNNYVQNVLTAARELQQINNQITSLQNQAQMLINQAKNLANLPYSSLQQLQSSIQRTQQLLAQAQRIAYDVQQIDRAFSTSYAPATGGQPNQVLIANAQSRWQNSVAALQDALRVQAGVVGNLDTNRIQTSALVTSSQGASGALQATQAGNQILALQAQQLADLTAAFAAQGRAQSLEAAQRATAQDQGREQLRRFLTPGQGYQSQDVRMFH, from the coding sequence ATGAGGCGTCTTAGCTCATTGTTGGCCGCTGGGACCATCGCCCTCACGCTTGGCGTCACAGCGCCCGCACGGGCGCAGTTAATCGTCTTTGACCCCAACAATTACGTCCAGAACGTCCTGACCGCCGCGCGGGAACTCCAGCAGATCAACAATCAGATCACCTCGTTGCAGAACCAGGCGCAGATGCTGATCAATCAGGCAAAGAATCTAGCAAACCTGCCGTATTCATCGCTGCAGCAGCTACAATCATCGATCCAGCGTACCCAGCAATTGCTGGCCCAGGCTCAGCGCATCGCTTACGACGTTCAGCAGATCGATCGCGCGTTCTCGACCAGCTATGCGCCGGCCACCGGCGGCCAGCCGAACCAGGTGTTAATTGCCAACGCTCAATCGCGTTGGCAGAATTCTGTTGCCGCGCTGCAGGACGCGCTCCGGGTTCAGGCCGGCGTCGTCGGCAACCTCGACACCAACCGCATCCAGACGTCTGCGCTCGTAACATCGAGCCAGGGTGCCAGCGGCGCTTTGCAGGCAACCCAAGCAGGCAATCAGATCCTCGCGCTTCAGGCCCAACAACTCGCCGATCTAACGGCTGCCTTTGCTGCTCAGGGCAGGGCGCAGAGCCTTGAAGCAGCGCAGCGCGCGACCGCGCAAGACCAAGGCCGAGAGCAGCTCCGGCGGTTTCTGACGCCGGGACAGGGCTATCAATCCCAAGACGTGCGGATGTTCCATTAA
- a CDS encoding TrbI/VirB10 family protein: MNTQNGNDREKAIPLQTQDGQSRSFRLRAEHPRVTRLSRKVLAGGSAIALLVIGGAVLWSLQSNRSRNQAADELYSTDHHNVADGITALPKDYAGVARQAIPQLGPPLPGDLGRPILAAQGQSPTIGATVPDAEQQRRDQETEAARVSHLFASTNGREVRPPATAAQGNDRNAPSVSTTNSDEGSAQNGQDRKLAFVNASVDRRTVSPDRITKPASPYIVQAGTVIPGALITGIRSDLPGQIAAQVTESVFDSPTGRLLLVPQGARLIGIYDSQIAFGQSRVLLVWTRLIMPNGRSIVLERQQGADAAGYSGLQDEVDNHWGELLKAATLSTLLAVGTELGAGSDTNSHDSSIIQALRRGAGDSLNQTGQQVVRRSLNIQPTLTIRPGFPVRVIVNRDLVLEPYKG, encoded by the coding sequence GTGAATACCCAGAATGGAAACGATCGCGAGAAGGCGATTCCGCTGCAAACACAGGACGGGCAGTCTAGGAGCTTCCGATTAAGAGCGGAGCATCCGCGCGTGACACGATTGTCGCGGAAGGTTCTGGCGGGAGGAAGCGCGATTGCCTTGCTTGTCATCGGCGGCGCCGTGTTGTGGTCGTTACAAAGCAATCGCTCCCGAAACCAGGCGGCCGATGAGCTTTACAGCACCGACCATCATAACGTCGCCGACGGCATCACGGCGCTGCCGAAAGACTACGCGGGTGTGGCACGCCAAGCGATCCCGCAACTCGGTCCGCCGCTCCCTGGAGATCTCGGCCGGCCAATTCTTGCTGCTCAGGGCCAGTCGCCGACGATCGGCGCTACAGTTCCGGATGCGGAACAGCAGCGCCGGGACCAGGAAACCGAAGCAGCCCGAGTAAGCCATTTGTTCGCTTCGACCAATGGGAGAGAAGTACGTCCGCCTGCTACCGCGGCTCAGGGGAACGACCGCAATGCTCCATCGGTCTCGACTACCAATAGCGACGAAGGATCTGCGCAGAACGGTCAGGACAGAAAGCTTGCCTTCGTCAACGCATCCGTGGATCGCCGTACAGTAAGCCCCGACCGCATCACCAAGCCGGCTTCACCGTATATCGTGCAGGCTGGAACGGTCATTCCGGGAGCCCTGATCACCGGAATACGATCGGATCTTCCAGGCCAAATCGCCGCGCAGGTAACAGAAAGCGTTTTCGATTCGCCGACCGGGCGCCTTCTGCTCGTCCCGCAGGGGGCGCGTCTGATCGGCATTTACGACAGCCAGATCGCATTCGGTCAATCGCGCGTGCTGCTGGTTTGGACGCGGCTAATTATGCCGAACGGTCGCTCGATCGTGCTGGAGCGCCAGCAGGGCGCTGATGCCGCGGGATACTCTGGGCTGCAAGATGAGGTCGATAATCATTGGGGCGAACTGCTCAAAGCCGCCACTCTTTCCACGCTTTTGGCTGTGGGCACCGAACTCGGTGCGGGCTCCGACACCAACAGCCATGATAGTTCTATCATCCAGGCACTACGGCGCGGAGCAGGGGACTCGCTAAATCAGACGGGCCAGCAGGTTGTCCGTCGCAGCCTCAATATTCAGCCGACGCTGACCATTCGTCCGGGATTTCCGGTGCGGGTTATCGTCAATCGCGATCTCGTTCTCGAACCGTATAAAGGGTGA
- a CDS encoding DMT family transporter encodes MTHTKALFAAAITVLLWSSAFPGIRAALEGYPPGHLVLLRFLIASVSLGIVALVTRLPAPSFADLPGMLFLGVIGIGGYQTALTFGQQTVSAGAAALAVALTPVFMALIGTVFLGERLAAAAWSGTVLSFVGIAIVSLGENGSLEWSGDIALVVLAALAASVFFVLQKPYLRRYSPLQMTTIGIWAGTIIMAFIWLPGLTRSIQQAPVGATAAVLYLAILPGTVAYVTWAYALSKAPASVLGNAIYLEPPLAIVVCYLWLGELPALLTVCGGAIALLGVVITSVFGSSRQIPP; translated from the coding sequence ATGACTCACACCAAAGCGCTTTTCGCCGCAGCCATCACTGTTCTTCTCTGGTCTTCTGCCTTTCCAGGCATCCGAGCTGCATTGGAGGGTTATCCGCCTGGTCACCTCGTCTTGCTCCGATTCTTGATCGCCTCCGTCTCTCTCGGAATCGTTGCACTGGTGACCCGGTTGCCTGCTCCCAGCTTTGCCGACCTTCCAGGCATGCTTTTTCTCGGGGTCATCGGGATCGGGGGCTACCAGACCGCCCTCACGTTCGGACAGCAGACGGTCTCCGCTGGCGCGGCCGCATTGGCTGTCGCCCTGACGCCGGTATTCATGGCTTTGATCGGCACTGTGTTCCTGGGCGAGCGCTTAGCCGCCGCGGCTTGGTCGGGAACCGTGCTAAGCTTCGTCGGAATAGCGATCGTCTCGCTGGGTGAGAACGGTTCGTTGGAGTGGAGCGGCGACATTGCGCTTGTCGTACTAGCCGCACTTGCCGCGAGCGTCTTCTTTGTGCTGCAGAAACCCTACCTCAGGCGTTACTCGCCGCTCCAGATGACCACGATTGGCATATGGGCAGGCACGATCATCATGGCGTTCATCTGGTTACCCGGTTTGACTCGCTCTATTCAGCAGGCGCCCGTCGGAGCGACCGCCGCCGTCCTCTATCTCGCAATACTGCCGGGAACGGTCGCTTACGTAACTTGGGCGTACGCCTTGAGCAAGGCGCCAGCGTCTGTTCTTGGGAACGCAATCTACCTCGAACCGCCGCTAGCAATCGTCGTTTGCTATCTTTGGCTCGGCGAATTGCCCGCACTGCTCACCGTGTGTGGAGGGGCGATTGCCCTCTTGGGCGTCGTTATCACATCAGTATTCGGCAGTTCGAGACAGATCCCGCCGTGA
- the trbG gene encoding P-type conjugative transfer protein TrbG codes for MSALGGCATYVPPEISYDKEVPPLPAPPVALDDRQRPLHVPPLWKPVLGGNSRAKEEAEPVTRVETANSAARVEPRKKGYFNAAQIYAYSPGALYQVYAAPGQITDIALEEGELLTGSGPIAAGDTVRWVVGDTESGSGDTRRIHILVKPTRASIETNLVVNTDRRTYLIELRSRERPYMPSVAWYYPETVRERSRSATLRPVLPDPAQRVFRYAIEGDNPPWRPLSAYDDGRKVYVEFPQGIVQGEMPPLFVIGPDGKTELVNYRVYGNVLIVDRLFAAAELRLGGEHQRKVKIVRTDGRPSS; via the coding sequence ATGTCGGCTCTCGGTGGGTGCGCGACCTACGTTCCGCCGGAGATTAGCTATGACAAGGAGGTTCCGCCGTTGCCGGCGCCTCCAGTGGCTCTCGACGACAGACAGCGGCCGCTTCACGTTCCACCGCTTTGGAAGCCAGTTCTTGGCGGCAATTCGCGAGCCAAGGAAGAGGCTGAACCTGTGACCCGGGTTGAGACAGCAAACAGTGCGGCGCGCGTCGAACCGCGCAAGAAGGGATATTTCAACGCGGCCCAGATCTACGCGTACAGCCCCGGGGCGCTCTACCAAGTTTACGCCGCGCCCGGCCAGATCACGGATATTGCGCTCGAAGAGGGAGAGCTGTTGACGGGATCAGGACCAATCGCGGCCGGAGACACAGTGCGCTGGGTTGTGGGCGATACCGAGAGCGGGAGTGGTGATACGCGGCGCATCCACATCCTGGTGAAGCCGACCCGCGCTTCGATCGAAACCAACCTCGTCGTCAACACCGACCGGCGCACCTACCTGATCGAGCTCCGCTCCCGCGAGCGCCCTTACATGCCATCCGTTGCCTGGTACTATCCGGAAACCGTTCGCGAACGTTCGCGATCGGCCACCCTGAGACCCGTTCTTCCGGATCCGGCGCAGCGTGTCTTTCGTTACGCGATCGAAGGGGACAACCCACCCTGGCGGCCGCTTTCCGCGTATGACGATGGCCGTAAAGTCTATGTCGAATTCCCGCAAGGGATTGTTCAAGGCGAGATGCCACCGCTCTTCGTGATCGGGCCCGACGGCAAGACCGAACTCGTCAACTATCGCGTCTACGGCAATGTGTTGATCGTGGATCGGCTGTTTGCAGCCGCAGAACTGCGGCTCGGGGGTGAGCACCAGCGGAAGGTCAAAATTGTCAGGACTGACGGGAGGCCGTCGTCGTGA
- the trbK-alt gene encoding putative entry exclusion protein TrbK-alt, translated as MTDVRAFKALSLAATVVVLVVAACTIQLRGGEDASSPPKAEQTSDADDSDLVRCRNVTIEEAARYHHCQEIWAKNRRRFLGKKDGAAGSGRVDPATSLTTAPKDQSRMPQGYPSAQMPEVNKP; from the coding sequence ATGACCGATGTAAGAGCGTTCAAAGCGTTGTCGCTGGCCGCGACAGTCGTGGTGTTGGTCGTCGCGGCATGCACGATACAGCTTCGTGGTGGAGAAGACGCTTCCTCGCCGCCGAAGGCAGAGCAGACATCGGACGCTGATGATTCCGACCTCGTCCGCTGCCGCAACGTCACTATCGAAGAAGCGGCTAGGTATCACCATTGCCAGGAGATTTGGGCCAAAAACCGGCGTCGCTTCCTTGGCAAGAAGGACGGTGCCGCAGGTTCCGGGCGGGTTGATCCAGCCACCAGCTTGACGACCGCACCAAAGGATCAGAGTCGGATGCCGCAAGGGTATCCCTCAGCTCAGATGCCTGAGGTGAACAAGCCATGA